The genomic segment TGAAGCGGATGCATCTTCGGCCAAAGGTGCATGAAATGCGAGTACGACAGGTGCGACAAGAGCGTCAGGCCATCAAAGCCGGATTGTGGAGTCGGCGACCCCACAATTCCGGGATGGGATTCAAACTCAAGGCAATCTGAGTGCGTGAAAGTGATACACCATGCGTGAATTCAGGCGATTCCATTCGCTACGACTTTTCACGAACAATCACTCGACCGTGCAAGCCGAGTAGCCAACGGCCGAACCAGGCGGGCGGCCTCCGACCTTGCGCATATCTCAAATATGAGATACCATCCACCATGACCTTCGATGCCTCCTTGCGATCTCCGTCGATATCAGGATCTCGACGGGCACGTGCCGTTCGACACGTGGCTGAGCACGATGACGGAGCCAGGCAAGGCGCAGAATCTGGCGGCCGCTATGAAGATCGCAGCAGCGCTACAGCGACTCGCATCGGAGGGGCACGCGCTGCGACGACCCACGTCCGCACCACTCCGCGACGGTGTGCACGAACTCCGCGTAGAGATTGGCAGGGTCAACTATCGGGCACTCTACTTCTTTGCGGGGGAAGGGGTAGCCGTTATCGCGCACGGGTGCACCAAGGAGGCTGCCGTGGATGAGGCAGATATCGACAGGGCAGTGCTGCGTCGCCGCAGGTACATGGCAGCACCGCGCGCCCATACGGCGCCTTCCGCATAGACGCGCACATTCCCCCCTGGAGCAAACACGATGGCATCGCGAAAACCGCAGAAGCCTATGCGCAATGATGCGTTGAAGGTGATGACGCAGATGTTCGGCGGCGCGCCAGGATGGGAGAAGGGTGTGGCCGCCGCTGCGGCCGCTGCGGAGATCGCCGAGGAAGTGTACGCGCTGCGCGAACGTCACGGCCTCACGCAGCTCGGCTTGGCCATGCTGATCGGCTCATCGCAATCGGCGGTCGCACGCATGGAGAATGGCGCGTATCGTGGGCATTCGTTCGCCGTGTTGCGGCGTATGGCGGCGGCAGTTGGCGAGCAGGTGAGCTTCAAGTTTGTCGCAGCCGCGCCGGGCTTCCTCCCCTCGACCGGTTCGAAGAAGCCTGTTCGTTTAGCGCAGACTCCGCGTAGTTCAGGAGTCCGGCCGATCGAAAAGAAGCGGCTGGTGAGGGGGCGTGCATGACTGGGTGAAGTTCAGCGACTCGCGCAGCAGTGGCACCGTTCCCGTTGGATTGACATCGCACCGCCTGACCGGGATGTTCGACGGCACAGCTCCGCGAACGGCCGACATTGGTGCTCGCGAGTAACTCAACAGTCCGCTCATCAACGCCGATGCTTCCTTTCGAATACCTGTCGCCCGCCTCCAGGCTCGCTGCCACCTGGTATCTCGTTCGTCGAGGGCGACCTGACGAAGATTCTGTGTCACGCGCCAGTCGATGCGTTGCTGGTCTCCGCGTTCGAGAACGACTACGCGAGAACGGCAACCTCGTTGATTGGCGCTCTGGCGCGCATTGGGGTTGATGTTGGCGCACTCGCCGAACAGAAGGCTGACGATCTCCGAGACGTGGGGCGGTGCTGGATTTCAGCGCCCCTGCCAGTGGAACTTGCAACGGCGGTTGGCTTCAGTCAGATCATCTGCTTCGAGTCTCGGCCCGGGGAGCCCATCGAGGTGAGTATCGCGGCCATTGGGCTCGCACTCGGCGGCAGTGAACACCCATCGCATTCGCAGTGTGGCTATGCCCCTCATCGCGACCGGCGACCAGCAGCGATCGATCAGTGAAGTGGTCCCCGTGTTGCTTGAGGTGCTCACGCGTCACATGCGGCTTGGGTCGGCGCTCGGGCGCGCGGTGATTGCCGTGCATGACGCGATGAGCGTCCCCACGGTTCGGGAGGCGATCCGGCAATTCCGATCGCGTGCGACCGTGCTGCCGGTCGTGAATGAACACGAAGTATTCATCAGCTATCAGCACGGCAGCGTGAACGAGATCGACCACTTCCTTAGCGTGGTCCGGTCGGCGCGGCCGAGGACTTCGGTGTGGATGGATCGGGAACGCCTGAAACCCGGGCATGGATGGAATTCGATGATCGCCGGGGCCATCGACGGCGCGAAGATTTTCGTGCCGTTCTACTCGCGCCAGTATTTCAGCTCCATGATCTGCCAGGAGGAGCTGGCGGCCGCGCATATCCGACGGCGGGCGTTGCGGAGTGAATTCATTCTGCCAGTCCTCCTTGATGACGTTGCACTGTCGTCATACTTGCAGGTTACGCAGTTCAAGGATGCGCGGATCAATAACAAGGAAAAGCTGACGGAGGCTGCGCATTCGTTGGCCGCCAGGCTCGACGCGCGAACGACGACGTTTGCCCCGCTGCGGGACTTCAACTGATAACGGCCCAAAATGGCGCCGGGTCGGGGCTAAAGAGGAATGGCCCCGACCAAGTGCTCGGACTCGTTTCAGATCTCGACGCTCCCCACCGTCCTCGCGCGCCCTCTGTACGCCAGGAGTAAAGCAGTCCAGCGGCGAGCATCAGCTCCGTCGACGGCTCCGGAACAACGGACGTCACCGTAATGCCAAAATGAAACTCGGGATCATCGTAGCCGTCGGCCTGCGGTAGGTTCGCGTAGACACGGTCGCCCGCCATTCGCTCATCGAACGCGGTGAGCGCGTAGACGTATCCGTTATCGGTAAACCCGCTGGCGCCGGCCGCGTTCACAAACGGGCCGGCGTCGTATCGCAGCCGCGGGGTCATCACGGATCCGGCGATCGTGGCATAACTGGCGAACGTCGAGGTTGGTGTGACAATCGAGATGCGAGGATTGATCTCATTGTCAAAGAACAGATTGAAGCCCCGATACGCCTCAAGGCCTGCATGGGGCGGCGCCGCATCGAGGGCGGCATAGAGATCATTAGTCCCGGCCGACAGCAACCGGCCAAGGTCGCTCTGGGAGGCTCCCGTAAGGAAGGCGCCACCCGGCGTGTCGCTCACCCAAATGCCGAACCAGTTGCCGCCCGTCGG from the Gemmatimonadaceae bacterium genome contains:
- a CDS encoding type II toxin-antitoxin system RelE/ParE family toxin, encoding MPPCDLRRYQDLDGHVPFDTWLSTMTEPGKAQNLAAAMKIAAALQRLASEGHALRRPTSAPLRDGVHELRVEIGRVNYRALYFFAGEGVAVIAHGCTKEAAVDEADIDRAVLRRRRYMAAPRAHTAPSA
- a CDS encoding helix-turn-helix transcriptional regulator, giving the protein MASRKPQKPMRNDALKVMTQMFGGAPGWEKGVAAAAAAAEIAEEVYALRERHGLTQLGLAMLIGSSQSAVARMENGAYRGHSFAVLRRMAAAVGEQVSFKFVAAAPGFLPSTGSKKPVRLAQTPRSSGVRPIEKKRLVRGRA
- a CDS encoding toll/interleukin-1 receptor domain-containing protein, with product MAMPLIATGDQQRSISEVVPVLLEVLTRHMRLGSALGRAVIAVHDAMSVPTVREAIRQFRSRATVLPVVNEHEVFISYQHGSVNEIDHFLSVVRSARPRTSVWMDRERLKPGHGWNSMIAGAIDGAKIFVPFYSRQYFSSMICQEELAAAHIRRRALRSEFILPVLLDDVALSSYLQVTQFKDARINNKEKLTEAAHSLAARLDARTTTFAPLRDFN